In a single window of the Mycobacterium bourgelatii genome:
- a CDS encoding cytochrome b, translated as MTDAPVPRFALPSRILHWLMAPMVIAQLLIGVTMVASLSYYPLLLAIHRPLGVLILVFAVVRLINRLTHRLPPFLETMSRTERRIASWSEYLLYGLLLAQPLVGWAMLSAARYPMVVLIGPVRLPGIAPHNLDLYAVLRQTHNVLAFLLFLTFTAHACAVLFHTLVLRDRLIDRMAVWPTKAATADRVEG; from the coding sequence ATGACGGATGCGCCCGTGCCACGCTTCGCCCTGCCATCCCGAATCTTGCACTGGCTCATGGCGCCCATGGTTATCGCACAGCTGCTGATCGGCGTAACCATGGTCGCGTCCTTGAGCTACTACCCGTTGCTGCTGGCGATCCACCGGCCGTTGGGTGTGTTGATCCTGGTCTTCGCGGTGGTGCGGTTGATCAACCGGCTCACCCACCGACTGCCGCCGTTCCTGGAGACCATGAGTCGAACCGAGCGGCGCATCGCGTCTTGGTCTGAATACCTGCTGTACGGATTGCTGCTGGCCCAGCCCCTGGTCGGGTGGGCCATGCTGTCGGCCGCGAGATATCCAATGGTGGTTCTGATCGGCCCGGTTCGACTGCCCGGCATCGCACCGCACAACCTCGATCTGTACGCGGTGCTGCGCCAGACACACAATGTGCTTGCTTTTCTGCTCTTCCTGACCTTCACCGCGCACGCGTGCGCGGTTCTCTTCCACACGCTTGTGCTGCGCGATCGACTCATCGATCGCATGGCGGTGTGGCCCACCAAAGCCGCAACGGCTGACCGGGTCGAAGGGTGA
- a CDS encoding NIPSNAP family protein: MLQLRIYTLRSAEALHRYATVHWARHLATFEGFGVTTHGVWTERGAGANRLVAVIGYPPATDPECVVRDVMASPQFATDMAGFDVDEIVDVQSIPLDPTSFSPNRPREL, encoded by the coding sequence ATGCTTCAGCTCAGGATCTACACCCTACGGTCGGCCGAAGCGCTGCACCGCTACGCGACGGTGCACTGGGCCCGCCATCTGGCTACCTTCGAAGGATTCGGCGTCACCACCCACGGCGTGTGGACCGAACGCGGCGCCGGTGCGAACCGCCTCGTCGCGGTGATCGGCTACCCGCCGGCGACCGATCCAGAGTGCGTCGTACGAGATGTCATGGCCAGCCCGCAATTCGCCACCGACATGGCCGGCTTCGACGTCGACGAGATCGTTGACGTTCAGTCGATTCCCCTTGATCCCACATCGTTTTCGCCAAATCGACCCCGGGAGCTGTGA
- a CDS encoding MarR family winged helix-turn-helix transcriptional regulator produces MRRLPDAEWEPTVPALVQLVAATGGPRLRAAFAAAGLDGLRPAQAVALVPLATGGLHASELAERLGVTRQAVAQGVAELDRNGYVTRAANPADARTRIIELTPRGRQALRVMRASALEQERRWEQILGERRLRDLRKSLQMLLAAREDTLD; encoded by the coding sequence ATGCGACGTCTTCCAGATGCCGAATGGGAGCCGACTGTGCCCGCCCTGGTGCAACTGGTGGCGGCAACGGGTGGACCGCGATTACGCGCGGCATTCGCCGCAGCCGGCCTCGACGGGCTCCGCCCCGCGCAGGCGGTCGCCCTGGTGCCTCTGGCGACCGGCGGACTTCATGCGTCGGAGTTGGCCGAACGACTCGGGGTGACTCGGCAGGCGGTGGCGCAGGGGGTCGCTGAGCTGGATAGGAACGGCTACGTTACTCGGGCCGCCAATCCGGCCGATGCCCGCACCCGGATCATCGAGTTGACGCCCCGGGGTCGGCAAGCATTGCGCGTCATGCGAGCGAGTGCGCTCGAGCAGGAGCGACGCTGGGAACAAATCTTGGGCGAGCGTCGACTGCGTGATTTGCGTAAGTCGCTGCAGATGCTGCTGGCCGCGCGCGAGGACACGCTTGACTGA
- a CDS encoding ATP-binding protein, with the protein MTSNIDDRFRFVRRRIAADAHTASRTRVEFRRWLDRHFTLGAERFSDLLLAVSEALSNAAEFAYVGAPQRGTMDVSANYDVDSDTLAVTVSDHGRWRQIVPAQGPAACDYQVRGRGIPLMRALADEATIDPTPHGTNVRLTWNHLTKPSV; encoded by the coding sequence ATGACGTCTAACATCGACGATCGATTTCGCTTTGTGCGACGGCGGATTGCCGCCGATGCGCACACCGCATCTCGCACGCGTGTCGAATTCCGTCGTTGGCTCGACCGTCATTTCACGCTCGGAGCCGAACGTTTCAGCGATCTACTGCTTGCGGTGAGCGAAGCCCTTTCCAACGCCGCCGAATTTGCTTACGTCGGTGCACCGCAACGGGGCACGATGGACGTCAGCGCAAATTATGACGTCGATTCCGACACCCTCGCCGTGACCGTCAGCGATCACGGCCGCTGGCGTCAAATCGTCCCCGCCCAAGGCCCCGCGGCATGCGATTACCAGGTGCGCGGACGCGGAATCCCGTTGATGCGTGCACTCGCCGACGAGGCGACGATCGACCCGACGCCGCATGGAACCAACGTCAGACTGACCTGGAACCACTTGACGAAACCGTCCGTCTGA
- a CDS encoding extracellular catalytic domain type 1 short-chain-length polyhydroxyalkanoate depolymerase: MAPASSRAWLIPLLAVLLAVTSGCFGGGHAVGDPETGAVPTGRSSQLIEWGGISRKFDLYRPQGLTGPAPLVVMMHGGFGNSAQAERSYHWDAQADTGHFLVMYPDGHHRAWNAGTCCGMPQQDNIDDVGFITAAVAALGRRIPIDQSRIYATGMSNGAMMALRLACETDAFAAIAPVAGTLVTDCSHARPTSVLQIHGIDDQSVPYPGGPGKALKANGTPRVNGPPIPAVAATWRAIDGCGPPTSTTAGVVTTETADCPNGRAVQLISVAGAGHQWPGSERGPLAELLGASEPSTALDATDTIWRFFSQHRR, encoded by the coding sequence ATGGCACCTGCGAGCTCCCGAGCATGGCTGATTCCGCTGCTCGCGGTTCTGCTGGCCGTGACGAGCGGGTGCTTCGGCGGCGGCCACGCGGTGGGAGACCCCGAAACGGGTGCAGTCCCGACCGGCCGCTCCAGTCAGCTCATCGAATGGGGCGGTATCAGCAGGAAATTCGACCTCTACCGCCCGCAGGGATTGACCGGTCCCGCTCCCCTGGTGGTAATGATGCACGGCGGCTTCGGCAACAGCGCACAAGCCGAACGCAGCTATCACTGGGATGCCCAGGCCGACACGGGGCACTTCCTGGTCATGTATCCCGATGGTCACCACCGCGCGTGGAACGCCGGAACATGCTGCGGCATGCCGCAACAAGACAACATCGACGACGTCGGTTTCATCACCGCCGCGGTCGCCGCACTTGGCCGGCGCATCCCGATCGACCAGTCGCGTATCTACGCCACCGGCATGTCGAATGGGGCCATGATGGCGCTCCGATTGGCTTGTGAGACGGACGCATTCGCCGCGATCGCTCCCGTGGCGGGCACGCTCGTGACCGATTGCTCGCACGCACGACCCACGTCGGTGTTACAGATCCATGGCATTGACGATCAAAGCGTCCCTTACCCCGGCGGACCGGGTAAGGCATTGAAGGCCAATGGAACTCCCCGTGTCAACGGCCCACCCATACCGGCGGTCGCCGCCACGTGGCGCGCAATCGACGGTTGCGGACCGCCGACGTCGACCACTGCCGGCGTCGTGACGACGGAAACGGCCGACTGCCCCAACGGCCGCGCTGTCCAACTGATCTCGGTTGCCGGAGCCGGACACCAGTGGCCCGGCAGTGAGCGCGGTCCGCTCGCGGAACTGCTCGGCGCCTCGGAGCCTTCGACGGCACTCGATGCCACCGACACCATCTGGCGCTTCTTCAGCCAGCATCGCCGGTGA
- a CDS encoding DUF4267 domain-containing protein — MTTTIGYTLAGVIAAGIIFIGARFIVAPRVAAAGYGVSAELDERSVRAYLSVKGIRDMASGLFVIILLAAGATHLLGWIMLAATIIPVGDTAIVLASGGSKSIAWGVHGLTAAVMLVTTALLLTS, encoded by the coding sequence ATGACCACCACCATCGGCTACACACTCGCCGGAGTCATCGCCGCGGGCATCATTTTCATCGGCGCACGATTCATCGTCGCCCCGCGCGTCGCCGCCGCCGGCTACGGTGTGTCAGCGGAGCTCGACGAGCGTTCTGTCCGCGCCTACCTGAGCGTCAAGGGCATCCGCGACATGGCGTCGGGGCTGTTCGTCATCATTCTCCTGGCGGCGGGTGCCACGCACCTGCTCGGTTGGATCATGTTGGCCGCCACGATTATTCCGGTTGGCGACACGGCCATCGTGCTCGCCAGCGGCGGATCCAAGTCGATCGCCTGGGGAGTGCACGGCCTTACCGCGGCGGTCATGCTCGTCACGACCGCGCTTTTGCTCACCTCGTGA
- a CDS encoding DUF1772 domain-containing protein, giving the protein MTLDLIFRAAALVAVLGTAVVYGTDVFAAIVLRPALAAVDDRALVAVMGSVHRYGDRRMPVPGIIGGLATAATVTLAVAAGHWAQSIAAGIALALLLVWIVLYTRVSAPINRQLTAAAEAKQSLPNGRVLQAKWDNIIGARAALQGLALAALCVALTV; this is encoded by the coding sequence ATGACCTTGGACCTCATCTTCCGCGCCGCCGCACTGGTCGCTGTGCTGGGAACCGCGGTCGTTTACGGCACTGACGTGTTCGCCGCGATCGTGTTGCGACCGGCCTTGGCGGCTGTCGACGATCGTGCCCTGGTCGCGGTCATGGGCAGCGTGCACCGCTACGGCGACCGGCGAATGCCAGTACCTGGGATCATCGGCGGTCTGGCCACCGCGGCAACGGTGACCCTGGCGGTGGCGGCCGGGCACTGGGCACAGTCGATCGCTGCCGGCATTGCACTGGCCCTGCTGTTGGTCTGGATCGTGCTGTACACCCGGGTGAGCGCACCCATCAATCGGCAACTGACCGCGGCCGCCGAGGCCAAGCAGTCCTTACCGAACGGGCGTGTGCTGCAAGCAAAGTGGGACAACATCATCGGTGCCCGCGCCGCGCTGCAGGGCCTGGCGCTGGCCGCGCTGTGCGTGGCGTTGACGGTCTGA
- a CDS encoding ABC transporter permease, with protein MLFAALRDMQWRKRRLVITIVSTGLIFGMTLVLTGLANGFRVEARNTVDSMGVDLFVVKTGAAGPFLGSIPFPDTDLPRVQADPGVQTAAPLACLGTLMKDGSGTRNVTAFGAPERGPGMPQVSEGRTPSAPDEVAASSTVGRKIGDKIEVGTHTLRIVGIVPNSTAMAKIPNIFLTTKGLQQLGYNGQSLITSIGIKGSPQHLPEGYQGYSRSGAVDELVRPLKVAVNSIKIVAVLLWIVAVLIVGSVVYLSALERLRDFAVFKAIGTTTRAILGGLALQALVVSLLAAAVGVVLAQLLAPLFPMIVAVPAGAYLALPVVAIVIGLLASLAGLRRVVAVDPALAFGGP; from the coding sequence ATGCTCTTTGCCGCCCTGCGTGACATGCAATGGCGAAAGCGCCGCCTCGTAATCACGATCGTCAGTACCGGACTGATCTTCGGGATGACACTCGTTCTCACCGGGCTGGCGAACGGGTTTCGCGTCGAGGCCCGGAACACCGTGGACTCAATGGGTGTCGACCTGTTCGTCGTCAAGACGGGGGCGGCGGGACCGTTCCTTGGTTCCATTCCGTTCCCCGACACCGACCTGCCCCGGGTGCAGGCCGATCCCGGCGTCCAGACAGCGGCCCCCTTGGCCTGCCTCGGCACACTGATGAAGGACGGCAGTGGGACGCGCAACGTCACCGCCTTCGGAGCGCCGGAACGCGGACCCGGCATGCCGCAGGTATCAGAAGGTCGGACTCCGTCCGCGCCGGACGAGGTCGCGGCGTCCAGCACCGTGGGCCGGAAGATCGGCGACAAGATCGAAGTGGGGACGCACACCTTGCGGATCGTCGGCATCGTGCCCAACTCCACCGCAATGGCCAAGATTCCCAACATCTTTCTGACGACCAAGGGGCTGCAGCAGCTCGGGTACAACGGGCAGTCGCTGATCACGTCGATCGGAATCAAGGGCTCGCCGCAACACTTGCCGGAGGGCTACCAGGGCTACAGCAGGAGCGGCGCGGTCGACGAGTTGGTGCGGCCGCTCAAAGTCGCGGTGAATTCGATCAAGATCGTCGCCGTGCTGCTGTGGATCGTCGCTGTGCTGATCGTCGGATCGGTGGTGTACCTCTCGGCGCTCGAACGGCTGCGTGACTTCGCGGTGTTCAAGGCGATCGGCACCACGACCCGCGCGATCCTGGGAGGGCTTGCGCTGCAGGCACTCGTCGTCTCGTTGCTCGCTGCGGCGGTGGGCGTAGTTCTTGCACAATTGCTCGCGCCGCTCTTTCCGATGATCGTGGCCGTGCCCGCGGGTGCCTATCTGGCTTTACCGGTTGTCGCAATTGTCATCGGTCTGCTGGCCAGCCTCGCCGGACTCAGGCGTGTGGTGGCGGTCGATCCCGCGCTGGCATTCGGAGGTCCTTGA
- a CDS encoding TetR/AcrR family transcriptional regulator, which translates to MATQDRRERERAERRQLIITTARKLAEAEGWDAVTTRRLSAEIEYSQPVLYKHFAGMEQLADAIAVEGFGELAETSRDARLGADTAAGALARIADAYLDFARANPAVYDAMFARATKLRFAAVDTPPELSAAFAELRQAVSLVDGERDADALTEVLWAALHGLVTLGRTGRLRPGYDSERLQLLVNLFTD; encoded by the coding sequence GTGGCCACCCAGGATCGGCGCGAGCGGGAGCGGGCTGAACGTCGGCAGTTGATCATCACGACGGCCCGCAAGCTGGCCGAGGCTGAGGGCTGGGATGCGGTCACCACGCGACGGCTGTCCGCCGAGATCGAATACAGCCAGCCCGTGTTGTACAAGCATTTCGCAGGTATGGAGCAACTCGCAGATGCCATCGCGGTTGAGGGGTTCGGTGAGCTTGCGGAGACGAGCCGGGATGCTCGGCTAGGCGCCGATACGGCCGCCGGTGCCCTGGCCCGGATCGCCGACGCCTACCTCGACTTTGCCCGCGCCAACCCTGCCGTGTACGACGCCATGTTCGCTCGTGCGACCAAGTTGCGGTTCGCCGCCGTCGACACACCGCCCGAGCTGTCGGCGGCCTTCGCCGAATTGCGCCAGGCCGTCAGCCTCGTCGACGGCGAGCGGGACGCGGACGCGCTGACCGAGGTGCTGTGGGCCGCACTGCACGGTTTGGTCACCCTCGGTCGTACCGGCCGGCTGCGCCCCGGCTATGACTCGGAGCGTCTGCAGCTTCTCGTAAACCTGTTCACCGACTGA
- a CDS encoding N-acyl-D-amino-acid deacylase family protein: MFDLKIIGGTVVDGTGAERYRADIGIKDGKIVDVVRRGPDGSDSGLGLESGVSAETIDAAGKVVAPGFVDIHTHYDGQVSWDSSLQPSSGHGVTTVVTGNCGVGFAPVRPGTEDWLISLMEGVEDIPGTALTEGITWGWETYPEYLDAIDKQRYSIDVGSQVAHGAIRAYAMGERGARNEPATAEDIKAMGRLVTEAIEAGALGFSTSRTLGHRAMDGEPVPGTFAAEDELFGLGRAMATGGQAVFELAPQGSAGEDIIAPKKELDWMRRLSAEIDRPVSFALIQVDADPKLWREMLDLSAAAHAEGARLHPQIAARPFGMMIGFQGHHGFSHRPTYRRLKAECSREDLAQRLADPAVKSAILAEDDLPVDPTLLFDGMFALVQHSLHRLYALGDPPDYEPTPDRTVQAIAQARGEDPLSTLYDLMLERDASAMLMLPLFNYADGNHDAIREMLLHPAGVLGLSDGGAHCGMICDASYPTFLLTHWARDRQRGDKLSLEYVIRKQSRDTAHLFGLTDRGTIEPGKKADINVIDMDALTLHPAAMAWDLPAGGNRILQVASGYAATIVSGTVTRRNDVDTGARPGRLVRGAR, from the coding sequence ATGTTCGACCTGAAAATCATCGGAGGCACTGTCGTCGACGGCACCGGCGCGGAGCGTTATCGCGCTGACATCGGCATCAAGGACGGCAAGATCGTCGACGTCGTCCGCCGCGGCCCGGACGGCTCAGACTCGGGGCTCGGTCTGGAGTCGGGCGTGTCGGCCGAGACTATTGACGCCGCCGGGAAGGTGGTGGCACCCGGGTTCGTCGACATCCACACTCACTACGACGGGCAGGTGAGTTGGGACAGCAGTCTGCAACCGTCGAGCGGTCACGGGGTGACGACCGTAGTCACCGGCAACTGCGGCGTCGGGTTCGCGCCGGTGCGCCCCGGCACCGAAGACTGGCTGATCAGCTTGATGGAGGGCGTCGAAGATATCCCCGGGACAGCGCTGACCGAAGGCATCACCTGGGGGTGGGAGACCTACCCGGAGTACCTCGATGCCATCGACAAGCAGCGGTACTCCATCGACGTCGGCAGTCAGGTCGCCCACGGCGCGATCCGCGCCTACGCGATGGGTGAGCGGGGCGCCCGCAACGAGCCGGCCACGGCCGAGGACATCAAGGCGATGGGTCGTTTGGTCACCGAGGCGATCGAGGCCGGTGCTCTCGGCTTCTCGACATCGCGCACGCTGGGCCACCGCGCCATGGACGGGGAACCGGTACCCGGCACCTTCGCCGCCGAGGACGAGCTTTTCGGCCTCGGCCGCGCGATGGCGACCGGCGGCCAGGCCGTCTTCGAACTCGCACCGCAGGGCTCCGCGGGCGAGGACATCATCGCGCCCAAGAAGGAACTGGACTGGATGCGGCGGTTGAGCGCCGAGATCGACCGACCGGTCTCCTTCGCGCTCATCCAGGTCGACGCCGACCCCAAGCTGTGGCGCGAGATGCTGGACCTCTCCGCGGCCGCACACGCGGAGGGCGCCCGCTTGCATCCGCAGATCGCGGCTCGCCCGTTCGGCATGATGATCGGCTTCCAAGGACACCACGGCTTCAGCCACCGGCCCACCTATCGGCGCCTGAAGGCCGAGTGCAGCCGGGAGGACTTGGCACAGCGCCTGGCCGATCCAGCGGTCAAGTCGGCGATCCTGGCCGAAGACGACTTGCCGGTCGACCCGACGCTGCTCTTCGACGGGATGTTCGCCCTGGTGCAGCACTCACTGCACCGTCTGTATGCATTGGGCGACCCGCCGGACTACGAGCCCACGCCCGATCGCACCGTCCAGGCGATCGCGCAGGCGCGCGGCGAGGACCCACTGTCGACCCTCTACGACCTGATGCTCGAGCGGGACGCCAGTGCCATGCTGATGCTGCCGCTGTTCAACTACGCCGACGGGAATCACGATGCGATCCGGGAAATGCTGCTGCACCCGGCCGGAGTGCTCGGCCTGTCCGACGGCGGCGCGCACTGCGGGATGATCTGCGACGCCTCGTATCCCACCTTCTTGTTGACGCACTGGGCACGTGACCGGCAGCGCGGGGACAAACTGTCGCTGGAGTACGTGATCCGCAAGCAGTCCCGCGACACCGCGCACCTGTTCGGCCTCACCGACCGCGGCACCATCGAGCCGGGTAAGAAGGCGGATATCAATGTCATCGACATGGACGCCCTGACCCTGCACCCGGCCGCGATGGCCTGGGACCTGCCGGCCGGTGGAAACCGGATCTTGCAGGTCGCCAGCGGTTACGCGGCGACCATCGTGAGCGGGACCGTCACCCGGCGTAACGACGTCGACACCGGGGCTCGTCCCGGACGGCTGGTGCGCGGCGCGCGCTGA
- a CDS encoding STAS domain-containing protein, with protein MVEQPGDPIDRTVFEVSQYQADDAVVVAVSGEVDMLSAPQLADAIRSAMTAKPPALIVDLSKVEFLASAGMTVLVSAHAEAVPATQFAVVADGPATSRPIKLTGIDSVFPLYSTLDSALSGIAGA; from the coding sequence ATGGTCGAACAACCCGGCGATCCAATTGATCGAACCGTATTTGAGGTAAGCCAATACCAGGCTGATGACGCGGTGGTGGTCGCCGTCTCGGGCGAAGTGGACATGCTCAGCGCGCCGCAGTTGGCGGACGCGATACGCAGCGCGATGACGGCGAAGCCGCCGGCTTTGATCGTTGATCTGTCGAAAGTTGAATTCCTTGCTTCGGCCGGTATGACGGTTCTTGTTTCCGCACATGCCGAGGCTGTCCCGGCAACGCAGTTCGCGGTGGTCGCAGACGGCCCTGCGACCAGCCGACCGATCAAACTCACGGGGATCGACTCCGTTTTCCCGCTCTACAGCACCCTGGACAGTGCGCTGAGCGGTATAGCTGGTGCGTAA
- a CDS encoding ABC transporter ATP-binding protein, with product MGDLSIQNLVVEYYSGGYALRPINGLNLDVTAGSLVILLGPSGCGKTTLLSCLGGILRPKSGAIKFDDVDITTLEGSALAKYRRDKVGIVFQAFNLVPSLTALENVMVPLRSAGWSRAAARKRAEELLTRVNLQERMKHRPGDLSGGQQQRVAVARAIALDPPLILADEPTAHLDFIQVEEVLRLIRELADGDRIVVVATHDSRMLPMADRVVELTPDFAETDREPETVELKAGEVLFEQSTMGELIYVVAEGEFDIVHELADGGEELVKVAGPGDYFGEMGVLFHMPRSATVRARTDAKAVGYTATAFRERLGVGGLRDLIEHRELAND from the coding sequence GTGGGCGATCTCAGCATCCAGAACCTCGTCGTCGAGTACTACAGCGGCGGCTATGCCCTGCGGCCGATCAATGGGTTGAACCTCGACGTCACCGCTGGGTCGCTGGTAATCCTGTTGGGGCCCAGCGGTTGTGGGAAGACCACACTGCTGTCGTGTCTCGGCGGCATTTTGCGGCCGAAGTCGGGGGCCATCAAGTTCGACGACGTCGACATCACCACCCTCGAGGGCAGCGCGCTGGCCAAATACCGACGGGACAAGGTGGGCATCGTCTTTCAGGCGTTCAACCTGGTGCCGAGCCTGACCGCGCTGGAGAACGTGATGGTTCCCCTGCGTTCGGCCGGATGGTCGCGCGCGGCGGCCCGCAAGCGCGCGGAGGAGCTGCTCACCCGCGTCAATCTTCAAGAGCGGATGAAACATCGACCCGGCGACCTGAGCGGCGGGCAACAGCAGCGCGTCGCGGTGGCACGCGCGATCGCACTGGATCCGCCGTTGATATTGGCCGACGAACCCACCGCGCACCTCGACTTCATTCAGGTCGAGGAGGTGCTGCGGCTGATCCGCGAACTCGCCGACGGCGACCGCATCGTCGTGGTCGCCACCCACGACAGCCGGATGCTGCCCATGGCCGACCGAGTCGTCGAGTTGACACCCGATTTCGCGGAGACGGACCGTGAACCCGAGACCGTGGAACTGAAGGCCGGCGAAGTGCTCTTCGAGCAGAGCACGATGGGTGAGCTGATCTACGTGGTTGCCGAGGGCGAATTCGACATCGTGCACGAACTGGCCGATGGCGGTGAGGAATTGGTGAAGGTGGCCGGCCCTGGGGACTACTTCGGCGAGATGGGTGTGCTGTTCCACATGCCACGTTCGGCCACGGTGCGCGCCCGCACCGATGCCAAGGCCGTCGGCTATACCGCGACGGCATTTCGCGAGCGACTCGGAGTGGGTGGCCTGCGCGACCTGATCGAGCACCGCGAACTGGCCAACGACTGA
- a CDS encoding catalase family peroxidase produces MHEGRARRDRRPSARDLLTRRGALLGLGAVAGFAAVDVGGFAYAGGWLDGWTSPRPLTPSRFADRFERVYGHHDGFRRNHAKGLSATGTFASNGAGAALCRASIFQSGSVPLTGRFSLGGGLPDQADKPDTVRGLGLLFQAADGQQWRTAMINLPVFTDSTPQGFYDRLLASKPQTDTGKPDPAKLTAFLDRHPETVAAMKIIKANPPTTGFADSSFYGLNAFYFTNSAGARVPVRWSAVPQQQVTAPTDAMPERGRDYLFDGLIRMLAHRPLTWRLVLTVGEPGDPTNDATKPWPQSRRTVDAGTINITAVQTEAAGNARDINFDPLVLPNGISSSDDPLLSARSAVYARSFTRRAEEDKSPSEVDVARVLA; encoded by the coding sequence CTGCATGAGGGACGGGCTCGCCGCGACCGACGGCCGTCCGCCCGCGACCTCCTGACTCGCCGGGGCGCTCTGCTCGGCCTAGGTGCAGTGGCCGGTTTCGCCGCGGTCGACGTTGGCGGGTTTGCCTATGCCGGCGGATGGCTCGATGGGTGGACAAGTCCCCGGCCCCTGACCCCATCGAGATTCGCCGATCGCTTCGAGCGCGTTTACGGCCACCATGACGGGTTTCGCCGGAACCACGCCAAAGGCCTCAGTGCCACAGGCACTTTCGCGAGCAACGGCGCCGGCGCAGCCCTCTGCCGCGCCTCGATCTTTCAATCGGGGAGTGTGCCGCTGACCGGGCGATTCTCGCTGGGCGGCGGTCTGCCCGATCAGGCCGACAAGCCGGACACCGTGCGCGGGCTAGGGCTGTTGTTTCAGGCCGCGGACGGCCAGCAATGGCGCACGGCGATGATCAACCTTCCCGTCTTCACCGACAGCACCCCGCAGGGCTTCTACGACCGTCTGCTCGCGTCCAAACCACAAACAGACACCGGCAAGCCCGACCCGGCGAAGTTGACCGCCTTCCTGGACCGGCATCCAGAGACGGTCGCGGCAATGAAGATCATCAAGGCGAACCCGCCCACCACCGGATTCGCCGACAGCAGCTTCTACGGTTTGAACGCCTTCTACTTCACCAACAGTGCCGGTGCGCGGGTTCCGGTGCGCTGGTCCGCGGTTCCGCAACAGCAAGTCACCGCGCCGACGGATGCAATGCCGGAACGAGGTAGGGACTACCTGTTCGACGGCCTGATTCGCATGCTGGCCCACCGCCCGCTGACCTGGCGGCTGGTGCTCACGGTCGGTGAGCCGGGAGATCCGACCAACGACGCCACCAAGCCCTGGCCGCAGTCACGCAGGACTGTCGACGCCGGCACCATCAACATCACGGCCGTGCAAACCGAAGCGGCCGGCAACGCTCGGGACATCAACTTCGATCCGTTGGTGCTGCCCAATGGCATCAGCAGCTCGGACGATCCGCTTCTGAGTGCCCGATCGGCCGTGTACGCACGTTCGTTCACCCGCCGCGCCGAGGAAGACAAGTCGCCCAGCGAAGTTGACGTCGCACGGGTGCTCGCATGA